From the genome of Glycine soja cultivar W05 chromosome 14, ASM419377v2, whole genome shotgun sequence:
ACAGGATGACATCCAGAGGAATCTCATGTTGTAATAATGATGCAAACCGGATCTCAGAGCTCCATCCCCAAAAGGACTATCCCTGATTTCAAGCTTTTGCAAATTAGGGCATCCTTCAAGCACATATTTAAGGCCGACGTCAGTGTCCCCAGCAAAGGCAACTGACAGCGTCCTAACCAATTTCCCATACATCCCAATGTACTCAAAAACACGATCAGTCAGCAAACCAGACATAGCAAGCCGAGTGAGCTTCTTGCAATTCATAACAATAGCACCAAAACCCTCATCCATGGGTTCCTCAGTCACAGGATCCGGCCTATACCGCCCAATTATACATAAACGAAACACCACAAGATCCGGGCAGTTCTTTGACATAGCCACCACAGCCGCATTAGTCATCCTCTGGGTGAAAAACAAAATCGATTCCAACTTCCTACAACCCTGAGAAATTGCTTCAAACCCCACCTCAGAAACAGGCCCATCAGTCTCCTCCCTTGCATCCACAGGAAAAACCCGAAGTTCGCGCAAGTCCTTGCAAGTTGCAGCCACCGCCTGAAGCCCCTCATCACGTATCGAATCAAGTACCTGCACACCAAAATCCAAAACAACAATAAGCTCCAAatctaaaatcaaattcaaattctcaaCAATGCAGCCACACAAGTCACAAAGCTACAACACATACCCAGAATATCTGCAGCTTATGACAGTGGCGGATAACTGACTTCAGCTGATCCGTGTTAACATCAGCATAGCTCAAATTCAACGATGTCAGATTTGTGCAGACAGGATAAATAGCAGGAAGGTAATCCGCCCAAATCTCCCTGAATCCAGACAGGCAAACCAGGGATCTGCAAGCCTCAAAGGCGGCCGCGTAATCCGGCTCCTGATCCCCGACCGCCCCAGCCTCAGTAGCACTGAATGAACCCGTTCCAAGGTGAGTAAGCTGCGGAGCTCGAAGCAACAAACGATAGAGCTCAGCCATGGAAACATATCGGTTCAAACGAAGCTTCTTCAAGCGAGGCGACCTAGCCACTAAACCCTCCAAAGCCTCGAAATTAATAGGAACATCAACACAGTCAAACACAAGAGACTCCAGATTGGTTTGGCTCTCGGGAAAACACGAAATCCAATCCACCTCCTCATCGTCCTCAACCTCAGATTCCACAAGCTCAAGCACCCTCAGCAATCTAATCACCACACCACACAACACAACAATGCTCAAAATTAgaaatcaatcaatcaagaaCTCTTTTATTCGACTaaacttgttttaaaaataaaaataaaaagtaatacgGGTTGAGTTAAAATGAATGAttaggtttttctttttttgtgtgcaTAAGTGAGATCTAAACCTGCACTTGGAGACGACGACGGCGAGGCCGGGAGTGCCGAAGCCCTCGCAGCAGACGAGGACGAGTTCGCGGAAGGCGGCGAAGGAGTCGGCGATTAGAGCGAGGTCGGCGTCGGTGAGCAGCATGCGCTTGAGGTGGAGCTTCTCGAGCCAGGGGTAGGCCTGGGAGAGGGCGGAGGCCCAGGGGGAGAAGTGGGCCCCCCAGTCGGCGGGCATAAGATCGAAGTCGGCGAAGCGGGGCTTGCCCTTGACGGTGACGGACCTGGCGCGCGTGAAGCGGGCGGTGGCGCGAGTGGGGGAGAGCGCGTAGCAGTTGCCGATGAAGAGCTCGGATCGGGTGAGGGCCTCGGCGCGGTACCAGGAGCGGCACACCAATGAGGCGGCGTTGCGGTCGCGCCGCGACGAGAGGAAGTGGAGAACGTTCTCGAGCACGTTCTCGAGGACCTGGTCCGGGAAGGGAGCCTGAGGCTCAGAGGTGCCGGAACCCGAACCAAGACCCGAACCTGCGGTTCGGGTCTTGGAGTTAGAGGATTCCGTGATTTCGGCACGCGCCAGATCCAGTAAGGAGGATCGGTGGTCGTCCTCGGAGTTTGTCGAAGGAtggttctctttctctctcatttgTTCGATTCAGTCGATGATGTGTTTTGGGGATTTTGATCTGGTGACTGTGGCTTTGGATTCAAAAGAATGGAATATTTGAGAAGGAAtgggagaagagaagaaaagttggaaatgggAGAAGAGGAGAATGAAGGAGAGAGTGAGGAGGGTGATATACtgagatgagagagagagagagagagagagagagagtggggattttttagtttaattggtCACAAAAACAAAACAGGGCCAGGGAGTGACAACAGTAACCTCAGCTGTCTGTGTCTCTGAGCTTTAGCATTGGGATTCTCAATGCCCTCTCCCTTTCATCACAAATATCCAAATCAaatgcctctctctctctct
Proteins encoded in this window:
- the LOC114383568 gene encoding transport inhibitor response 1-like protein, producing MREKENHPSTNSEDDHRSSLLDLARAEITESSNSKTRTAGSGLGSGSGTSEPQAPFPDQVLENVLENVLHFLSSRRDRNAASLVCRSWYRAEALTRSELFIGNCYALSPTRATARFTRARSVTVKGKPRFADFDLMPADWGAHFSPWASALSQAYPWLEKLHLKRMLLTDADLALIADSFAAFRELVLVCCEGFGTPGLAVVVSKCRLLRVLELVESEVEDDEEVDWISCFPESQTNLESLVFDCVDVPINFEALEGLVARSPRLKKLRLNRYVSMAELYRLLLRAPQLTHLGTGSFSATEAGAVGDQEPDYAAAFEACRSLVCLSGFREIWADYLPAIYPVCTNLTSLNLSYADVNTDQLKSVIRHCHKLQIFWVLDSIRDEGLQAVAATCKDLRELRVFPVDAREETDGPVSEVGFEAISQGCRKLESILFFTQRMTNAAVVAMSKNCPDLVVFRLCIIGRYRPDPVTEEPMDEGFGAIVMNCKKLTRLAMSGLLTDRVFEYIGMYGKLVRTLSVAFAGDTDVGLKYVLEGCPNLQKLEIRDSPFGDGALRSGLHHYYNMRFLWMSSCKLTRQACQEVARALPNLVLEVINNNNEENAGDEEENAGDEVETLYMYRSLDGPRDDAPRFVTILQ